A stretch of Stegostoma tigrinum isolate sSteTig4 chromosome 23, sSteTig4.hap1, whole genome shotgun sequence DNA encodes these proteins:
- the eef2k gene encoding eukaryotic elongation factor 2 kinase isoform X2 — protein MAEDDLIFDIEGVGNGNRDSREDSDDDEQYLICSITDYDDLNKSRKICNRNFMKNKFCETSSSPGKSAFNVKAAWKHAFEKAKHIPDPWAEFHLEEIETESATRYRYNAISGKWVEDKVFMKMAKQPFGRGAMRECYRTKKLSNFTRHQQWKSASNYVAKRYLDSVDREVYFEDVRLQMEAKLWGEEYNRHRPPKQVDIMQMCILEMKDRPGKPLYHLEHYIEGKYIKYNSNSGFVRDENFRLTPQAFSHFTFERSAHQLIVVDIQGVGDLYTDPQIHTFGGTDFGDGNLGVRGMALFFHSHACNSICKKMGLTPFDLSLKEKEALEHAQNLLKTAKTVLRGTEEVCGSTRVRTISGSRPPILTRLSENSADDNMSDSTFDSLPSSPSSWWSPKEDLLGKSPMGWTILNHGDNLGDDHSDSLPERRMSENGGDSGCPSERRSELEGEFADRVNANMRRYCESDEDSIRRGNANPNVCQPLLILRRSQKSQPDHHSEDKWNLYHMSRAHTHRPSCVAVEVERLNAIKQEKKIGKSILGKVHLAMVRYHEAGRFCDKLEEWDRKSAIFHLEHAALCGELEAIVALGLIYLQLPHHILTDVTVEDTEQNRQRGFDYLLMGAEAGDRPSMILAARAFDTGINLSPKRTQDWKEALYWYSAALNMTDYDEGGEYDGTGDEPKYCLLARKAEIHMTGGFGVEPDPQKAGDLFTEAAEAAMADMKGRLANQYYERAEEAWSMMEE, from the exons GCTGCCTGGAAACATGCATTTGAAAAAGCCAAACACATACCTGATCCTTGGGCAGAATTCCATCTGGAAGAAATTGAGACTGAATCAGCAACTCGTTACAG GTACAATGCTATTTCAGGAAAATGGGTTGAAGATAAAGTATTCATGAAAATGGCAAAACAG CCCTTTGGCCGTGGCGCAATGCGGGAATGTTACAGAAC GAAGAAGCTCTCAAATTTCACACGTCATCAGCAATGGAAATCTGCCTCTAATTATGTAGCAAAACGCTACTTAGATTCTGTGGACCGGGAAGTGTATTTCGAGGATGTCCGACTTCAAATGGAGGCAAAACTCTGGGGAGAAGAGTACAACAGGCACAGACCTCCAAAACAG GTTGACATTATGCAGATGTGTATTTTGGAGATGAAGGACAGGCCTGGAAAGCCTCTGTACCACTTGGAGCACTATATAGAGGGTAAATACATCAAATACAACTCCAATTCTGGCTTTGTAAGGGATGAAAATTTTCGCCTTACTCCACAG GCATTTAGCCATTTCACCTTTGAACGCTCTGCACACCAGCTGATTGTTGTTGACATCCAGGGAGTGGGTGACTTGTACACAGATCCTCAGATTCATAcatttggtggtacagactttgGAGATGGCAATTTGG GTGTGCGAGGGATGGCCTTGTTTTTTCACTCTCATGCATGCAATAGTATTTGTAAGAAAATGGGTCTCACGCCATTTGATCTATCCCTTAAAGAAAAGGAAGCATTGGAACATGCACAGAATCTACTG AAAACAGCCAAAACTGTCCTTCGAGGCACAGAGGAAGTCTGTGGAAGCACTCGAGTGAGAACCATCTCTGGCTCCAGGCCTCCAATTCTAACACGCCTCTCTGAGAACTCTGCAGATGATAATATGAGTGACAGCACATTTGACTCTCTTCCCTCCTCCCCATCATCTTGGTGGAGTCCTAAGGAAGATTTGCTGGGGAAATCTCCAATGG GTTGGACAATTTTGAATCATGGTGATAATCTGGGTGATGACCACAGTGATTCATTGCCTGAGAGAAGG ATGTCTGAAAATGGTGGCGACAGTGGCTGTCCCAGTGAGCGACGAAGTGAATTggaaggggaatttgcagatcGG GTGAATGCAAATATGCGAAGATATTGTGAATCAGATGAAGACAGCATTCGAAGG GGAAATGCAAACCCCAATGTGTGCCAACCCTTACTCATCCTCAGACGCAGTCAAAAGTCTCAGCCG GATCACCACAGTGAAGATAAGTGGAACCTTTACCATATGTCCAGGGCTCACACGCATCGGCCTTCATGTGTGGCAGTAGAGGTGGAGCGATTAAATGCTATCAAGCAGGAAAAGAAAATTGGGAAATCTATTTTGGGCAAG GTGCACTTGGCTATGGTACGTTATCATGAGGCTGGCCGATTCTGTGATAAACTGGAAGAGTGGGATCGGAAGTCTGCAATCTTCCACCTTGAACATGCTGCTCTTTGTGGAGAACTGGAAGCAATTGTTGCCCTTGGTCTAATCTACTTGCAGCTGCCTCATCATATCTTGACTGACGTCACTGTGGAG GATACTGAACAGAACCGGCAGAGAGGCTTTGACTACTTGCTGATGGGTGCAGAAGCAGGAGATCGTCCATCCATGATTCTTGCAGCTCGAGCTTTTGATACTGGCATCAATCTGAGTCCCAAAAg GACTCAAGACTGGAAGGAGGCTTTGTATTGGTACAGTGCTGCTCTGAACATGACTGATTATGATGAAGGTGGAGAGTATGATGGCACAGGAGATGAACCTAAGTATTGTCTTCTAGCTCGAAAGGCAGAGATCCACATGACAGGAGGGTTTGGTGTGGAGCCAGATCCACAGAAAGCAG GAGACCTCTTCacagaagcagcagaggcagcaatGGCAGACATGAAGGGCAGACTTGCTAACCAGTACTACGAGCGGGCAGAGGAAGCTTGGTCCATGATGGAGGAATAA